In Spirosoma aureum, a single genomic region encodes these proteins:
- a CDS encoding SPFH domain-containing protein: MRKTIISIVSALGLLLLVSQFVISCTTIDASHEGIKVSKIGSDRGASDIENVTGWVFYNPLTSFIEQYPTFTQTKDYDPFTVSAKGGTLFKIDPTLNYHLVKGQGASVYRKYRKELPDIENNILRTIVYNSYRDVANTFTPDSLVNNRVSFEDQVEAKLQKALVNDGFAFENITSNLTPPESLQAMIDAKNTAVQNALRLNNQVAAEKASAEIAVTKASGIARAKIIEAEAEARANELKQKTLTPMLIQQQWIAKWNGSLPTTQLGSSSTMIQMPIK, translated from the coding sequence ATGCGAAAAACTATAATTTCAATTGTTTCAGCCCTTGGGCTCCTGCTTTTGGTCAGTCAGTTTGTTATTTCCTGTACAACAATCGACGCTAGCCACGAAGGGATCAAAGTCAGTAAAATAGGCTCCGACCGGGGAGCCTCCGACATTGAGAACGTGACAGGCTGGGTTTTCTATAATCCATTGACTTCCTTTATTGAGCAATATCCTACCTTCACCCAGACCAAGGATTATGACCCCTTTACCGTAAGTGCCAAAGGAGGTACGCTATTTAAGATTGACCCCACTCTGAACTATCACCTGGTAAAAGGACAGGGCGCTTCCGTTTATCGCAAGTATCGAAAGGAGTTGCCCGACATCGAAAATAACATCCTGCGCACTATTGTTTACAATTCGTATCGGGACGTTGCGAACACCTTTACGCCTGATTCACTGGTTAATAACCGGGTTAGTTTTGAAGATCAGGTAGAAGCTAAATTACAGAAAGCCCTGGTCAATGATGGATTTGCCTTTGAGAATATTACCTCCAATCTAACCCCGCCCGAATCGCTGCAGGCCATGATTGATGCCAAGAATACGGCCGTACAGAATGCACTCCGGCTCAACAATCAGGTAGCGGCCGAAAAAGCATCGGCTGAAATTGCCGTGACCAAAGCCAGTGGTATTGCCCGAGCCAAAATTATTGAAGCGGAAGCAGAAGCACGGGCCAATGAGCTGAAACAAAAGACGTTAACGCCTATGCTCATCCAACAGCAGTGGATTGCCAAATGGAACGGCAGCTTACCAACCACACAGCTTGGCAGTAGTTCAACAATGATACAAATGCCGATCAAATAA